The Apostichopus japonicus isolate 1M-3 chromosome 1, ASM3797524v1, whole genome shotgun sequence DNA segment ACAAACTTTTTCTGCAGATATTGATGACAGGTTGTAACTTGTATATGACAAGTTTATGATCCTTTTCAGCATATTTGGATTTCAAAATGTGTCCTTATTCCTGACCTGATGTAGGTTAAACACTGTCTGATGAATTCTGATACCCCATGACGTTTTCTGTGTCATTTCTTTTCAGGCGCTGCTGACACAGAGTATCTCATTGTGAATCTGTTTAATggtaaaacagaaaaaataccCAAGCAGAGAGCCGTTTGGATTCCGGGTGACCTCTATGAGAGAATTAAATTGGAGATACAGATGCCGCTAACAGCTCGTCAGTTTCTGGACCGAGCTCCTCATTATCCACCTGCCCATTCATCTTTTCAACCTGGTCTCAAATCATCGTATGCCACATTTGAGGCTATAACCTCATTAGGTAACCAACGTGACGTTCCGGCCTTCAGCCACGGCCGCGACCAGTACGTGTATCACGTCCAAGGTCTGAACCAGAGCGTCGTGACCAGAGATGCGATGAATGCGTTGATTCCGGGGACGAACATGACCAAAGATGAACTTCACGACAAGGTCATGAAACAACTCTCGGAGAACAGCAGTCCCAAGTTTTCGGACTCCCTGAAGTTTCGTTCCAGTTTAGGGAGATCCCAGGAACCGACGGAGAGGAAGGTCTGTTTCGAAGATAGAGCCGGGAGTCAGGAAGACAGCGGGGTCTGTTTGGAGAAAACTGAGCTGGAAGAGGAAGTTGTATCTGATTCAGGATGCGAAGAGGACCAGCTAATAGATGCAGGGGTGCAGACGCTATCTCTGGTGGATGCTGGGAGTATGACCGATTCCCTACTCTTACGTACGCCGGGGTTAGAGAGGAGAATCAAAGAAAAGCCTATGTGGCATTATTGGAAGCAGACACCACAGCCTAGGTCGTCCAAGGTCAAGGTCGGTCCATTTCGGGAGACATCTCTGAGTGCCCCGGTCGAGGCAAAAGCTCAGCCCAGGTATGTGGAACCCATAGATTACGTAGGTTCCTTGTCGCAGTCGACCAATTTTAATGATCGAGACCTGGTGAAGACAGATAACGCCCAGAGAGAATGGTTGTACAGGCAGCCGCTGCCGCCAAAGGTGGCCTACGATCAACCTTCTACTAGGAAAGAAGCTACGACGAACCAACCCAGACCATCTACGGCGCATCCGTCATACTTCAATTCGAGTAAGGAACAAGTCACCCCGGCTTATTACGTCTACGAGCCTGTCGGTCCAACAAACAGGTCGTCCACATTTGGCAAAGTGGACCATACCATGAAGAGTGACAGGGCCCAGCTAGAGTGGATGATGAAGCACCAACAACCACTGCATGTACAAGTTCCTCAAGGCCCTGGTAGACCGGTCAGTGCCTCTGTGGGCACCAGAGATATGATCAGAGAGGCTCAGGAGAAGGCCATGCTGGATCGGCGCAGACTCGATGCCATGAAACGAGAGGCGCGATGGAAGGGCAAGGAATACGACGCACTGAGAATGAAAGAAGCTAAGGAGGAGCGGAATAGGTTAGTATCTGTGGTTCATTATGCAGACAAGGTAACTGTCTTCGGTTCATTATGTAGACTAGGTAACTATTAAAAATAGACCTGTTATGTGGAATAGGTAACATCTTGGGTTCAATGCGCAGACTAGGTAACTATCTGAGACTCGTTATAGAATGTGGAATACGTAACTGTCTTTGGTTCATTATGTAGAAATACACACGTAACTAAAGTAGTCTCGTTATGTGGAATAGGTAACTGTCTACGGTTCATTATGTAGACTAGGTAACTATCATAGATTTGTTATGTGGAATAGGTAACTATCTTCGGTACAATGTGCAGACTAGGTAACTATCATGTTGACTTGTTATGTGGAATAGGTATTGTCTTAGACTCATTATGTGGAAGAGGTAACTGTTTTGGTTCATTTTGCAGAATAGGTAACTATATGTGGTTCATTATAAAGAATAGGTATTAAACTATCTTTGGTTCATAATACAGAATAGGTAACTATCTTCAGTCCATTAGGTGGAATAGGTACGGTAGCTTATCTTAGGTTCATTATGAGGAATAAGTAACTATATATCTTTGGTTCATTACGTGGAATAGGTACGGTAGCTTATATCTTTTGTTCATGATGTGAAATGGTAACTTTCTTTGGTTCATTATTTGGAATAAGTAACTATCTTTCGTTCATTATGTGATGTAGGTAACTTATCTTTGGTTCAATATGTGGAATTGGTAACTATCTTTCGTTCATTACGTGATATAGGTAGCTTATCTTTGGTTCATCAAACAGAATAGGTAACTATCTTTGGTTCATTACGTGAAATAAGTAGCTTATCTTCTGTTCATTATATGGAATAGGTAACTTATCTTCCAATCAATAGTGCTTAAAAACCCATGAAAACAAGGAAAATATGATAGTGTTTGCACTTGTTGTGGCCACCATTTATTAATGTACTTGCCTACTAACACATTCCCCTCAACCTTTGATTGAACTAACCACAATCATGAGAGTATGAATGAATTAAACTAAATTTTGTGAATCATCAGTTCTCACCTACATCAATCTATCCCTTCGCTTCTCCCAAGTGTCTCAGCAGCTTGACAAGTTCAAAGGCAGAAGCCGGTTTTCCCAACCGTCTAAAACATACCATTTAAATGTCGTAACTGAAACCATCTCAATACGTCTTTGCCAGACCCCATCAAACTGCCCTATTGACTCCAAAGATAATTATTTGGTTATACACCATTTACATAGTTCGCCTGGCTGCTTTAGTTTTCTTTAGTGATCATGACGTCATAGACCTAAGCTGTCACTCGGCATATTTTTGTAGTTCGATGCATTACAAAGACATGCATCACATGAATTTAAACATTGCAAAAGTTTGTGTGCAAACTTTTGTAGAACTGTACTGTATGCGCAAAAGCAATTCAAAGAAAGTAATGAATGGCTTTATACAGCCAGATGACGTTttgatttatattaattttctcGTCATGCTATGATCTGAGCTTGATACTACCACACTATCCCAGGATAATTCTTCATCTTCCTCAAATCAAAACGATCCTTCGATAACATCTCTCTTAGAAAAAGACCCAAAAAAAAGGACACACAGGATGAACGAAATTGAGAGATAATAGATTTATAGATAAAATCTCCCTGGTATGATGTTTGGCCTTAAATTAAGGAACTGTGCATGCATGTACATGTTTTTACTGTAAATACATCAGGGTCATTCATGTTCTGTAGTATATGGTTAAATTTTCACCATCTTTCCCAGATCTGTGACAGTTAAATATCATACTGATGTTGCTGGCATTAAAATTGGCCCTATAGATTGCCAAGTGTGGTAAGAAGACTTTATACGTAGTGTAATCAGATATATGTAGTGTTGACACCATGCATGCAAATTAACAACGCTCCTTTCATCTAGTTTctgtattcatttattttatttttttctgttaaatATGTCTTTTGGTGGTAGATCTTTTTGTGAGTTGGcttattttccttcctttttctGTAGTGAAGAAACACTGTACTGCCGCAGTACTAGTATGTACTAACTAGTATATAATTGATCaacattttgcatctggcaaatTTTTATCAGATGATATGCATGCACTAAATTATGAAACTAACGTAACTTAATTTTCAACCAGACTAAGAGACTAAAATACTTGCCAATCCCCGTTGAGCAGGGCACTTTTGTTAGACATTCTTAATTGACATTTTCTCACAAAGAGACTCACGCAATTACATATAAATTTGTAATTGCTGACaacttgttctttgttttcaaatgacCTTGAAAAATGGACTGCATTCAAGTGGGATTCAGCTTTAGAAAATTTGACACAAATTGTTACTTTGAAAGATTCATGTTGACATAAACCTTTCCGgaataaagtaaatattttgagatgaaTTTCATAATGTACTGAAACTCATGGAAAGTCATTCTAGTGCCAAGTTTATGTGATAGTTCATGGGCTAAAAAAAAGTTAGCAGCCCAAGAGAATTTTCTAAGAAATTTTTGGAATGATTTAAAAGTTATGTTGTGTTTCGGTGTTAACATTTTAGAATTTAATTACTCAGTAATGGGTGATAGTAACTGGGTATAATATATAACTCCCTCAGAAATAGCATGCTTGCACTGTTGGGTCATCAAActatcatcatgatcataaaGAGGTTAATATGGTCAGTCGTATACAGTAATGTCGATTTGAtgactttgcatcttgaatgtTGAAACTCCTTTTACTTTCAATGACACTCAATCGTTATTTCAAATTATGCTTCGTTTGCATATTGCCTCTATATTTATTTGTGACCATCTGTTTCCCACCAGAGTCATATCCTTCCTACATAACAGCTTTCCAAAAGTGcatctatttttaattttgcgTTGTTACTTTTGTATTGTAGATCTCTGCTACATTCTTTGTGTATCATttagattattttttttcaatgctCCTTGTTGTTTTCACTTTCACAGTTGAGTATCAAGTCTGGTTTATTGTCTAAATATAATAGGCTGCTTTTTATAACAGCACTTACTTAAAGTACTTATCAAAACATTACCTGAGTGACATTCAACATTGCAGAACATAAATTGGTGAGAAGGAAAAATGTGATGTGAGTCGCAGAATTCAAACTCAAACCTGGACAACTGTAGATCGGATATTATTTTAGattattataaaattattattgttgttgttggttttgTTACTACTTAGGTCTGACAGTTATAAAGTGAGGTCTCTTTGTCAGAACAACAGCTACAACTAGTGGCATCTGTAAATATCAATGCTTTTCAACCTCACAAACTATGGCTTGCAGTCCTGACTGCAAGCCATAAATTTGGTTTACATTTCTTTCATGTCCATGATAGAGAATCTTGTAGATTGCTGCAtctcattttgttgtttttctacaATGTCATTAAATAGTATAAGTTgcacaaaagtaaaaaaaataacatgaacAGTAATTAAGTAGAGGGAACTAAAGGaagtaaaaattaaaacaaaagcagGGGCTTGTAGAAGAGTTTTACTTCCTAAAAACTGATCAGAAAGATACAGAAAAAGAACAATGAATGGAGGAATTcaacagaaagtaaacaaagaaaaacaaaacttactAGATAATATGAATCCCAATTTTAGTCCTACTTGTTCATGCAGGCCTTGAAATTTAATCAACAGATTACAAATTGGCAGAGTTGCCGGGTTCAACAGGATAAGTCAAAGTAACCTAAACTTTTTGTCTTGACTGAATATTAAGCCTGACAGCTCTAACTTGGTgttgtttgtaaaaaaaaagaggggtgGATgctgggtggggtgggggggggggggcggcgacAGGAGCAAACAGTTATAGTATTTTGAGATTTATTTTTAACTCATAGCATGCTAAGAGTATGTTGGTATCACTCATTTATAATACAGCATGTTCATTAATACTTTCTTCGGTCTGGTCTTGTTTACATGCACTGAACACTTCAATACTGGTCATGATTACAAATTTATTCAAACTAAACctcaacagcaacaaactaaaacaataaTAGATTGACTTTCTTTATTGCTACTGCATAATTAAGCTGGCTGCTCTAACTTGGtgtttttgcaaaaaaaaagaatagaaaaacaggctggttgggggggggggggttagtggaGGTCAGGGGgagtggaggaggaggaagaggaaacAATTCTACtgtatttacatatttacataacCCATGGCATGCTTTAGTTGGTTTCAGTCATTTTTATTAACTCATTATGTTCGTATTACCTTTCTTCAGACTGTTTTGTTTTACCCTTACTGATGATGCATTTAATGCCCTACTGTAGAACATTAGAAAATGCGTTGCCACTGTTCGTACAGTTTATAATTGTATACACTCCTGTTGATCTATCGAATATATGTAGTCCCACCGATGTGACCTCTTCACAACCCTTGGTTggcaacatacagtatgacACACCAGAATTAAGTGATATGCAAATTCTCTTGCATTGGATTTCAAGGTCAccatcgatatatatatattgtttctgTTCAAAGTTTTCAGGTACTGTTCATCAAACCGATCATTTGCATTCAGAATAGCACTTTACCTTTTTTATACATGCTCGCACCTTTTTCCAGAGGGAAGTGGAGGAGGCCACGGGTGGGATGAGAGAAGGCTATGTGGGTGGAATGAGAGAAGGGCTATGTGGGTGGAATGAGGGAAGGGCCCTGTGGGTGGGATTAGGGATGAGGGAAGGGCTATGTGGGTGGGATGAGGGAAGGGCTATGTGGGTGGGATTAGGGAAGGGTTATGTGGGTGGGATTAGGGAGGCTCTGAATCGGAATTCACAAGTTCTCCTTAACAATCACAGATGCAGCTTTGAGAACGATGCCCAtcgtctttttcttctttttaattcaAAATCGAAAGGAAATTCACAGCAGATGTAATCCAGCGTGAAGCTCATCGACAAGCCATGAGTGAGAAACAGGTACAGATGACGAACAAGGCCAAACGAGCGGTGAGTGCCAGCATCCGAAACAAAGAAGCGAGCAGGGAACAGCAGGGGAGAAACAAGGAGGTGATGAGGATGGAGGCATTGACCCAGAGGCGGAGTAAGAGAGCAGAGTTGCAAACCCAGAGGAATCAAGAGATTGAGGCAGCACGAAacaggagacaggtaagggtcTTCCACGACTGGTCGACAATTTAGTCTTCTCTTGTGTTCCGTTGTGAGgtagaaaaaaataatgagagTGGTCCCATCTGACTGAATTTTGTTGGACAGTTGAAATGCTCACCAGGATACTACAATGTGTTGAAAAATTCAACCAGTTTTCTAAGAGATTGGACCATAATGTAAACTATTAACCAACGTGGTATCAAAGGTTAAAGGTGTCATGTTGGAGTTTTATGTGACAAATCATAATTCGTTTTGTTAGTACATATAATTTCTAGCATACTTCTGTTAAAGTTTGTAAATCGTTGATGGATAATGTATGAAAGTTGGATTAGGGCTAACTCATGAGCTAACGGCTGTCATAAGAGAATTTATGATTGAAGGTGAAGTTGTTGTGACTGTACATTGTAGCCAGCTGTTTTGGAGAAAATTTCCAATATTCAGAATTATTTGTAAGCCATATTTGGTTATTGGGCACGGTAAAGTTGTTGCTCTTGTCGCTTAAACATCGCATATTTTTATCTCTTCTTCTCCTGCTGTACGAACAGGAAATGAAGGAACAGCAGAACAATGACCGGTCCCAGAGACACAGCTCCACTCTGGCTGAGCAGAGACAGCAGCAAGTGGCCAGAGACGAGCAGATGAGGAATGCTCAGATTCAACGAATTAATCAATACCATCAGAAAGAGGCTTTTAACCAGGAAAAGAAAGATCTCAGAATAGCTGTACACTCTCAGAAACTTCAGGAATATAGATCTCAGGTATTACCGTAAAGTCTGCCAACTTTGAAAGGTAATGCATGGACGCTGATCTCTCTTCTCCCGTTATAACGTACGCTGGGTGTAGTAAGTGTCTAGTATAGGTCGGTTGGTACAGTAGATAATTAGGCCGTATTCAGCTCATGCCAGTTTATACACAATACTATACTATGTATTAGATATATGCTAGATATTACTAGATATTACT contains these protein-coding regions:
- the LOC139963604 gene encoding uncharacterized protein isoform X2; translation: MATIPVQPHTGTPTIFGNIEEKNVTFLIDTSGSMYSFLPVVKEHLLEALLTRSFKEKDTMFNIVQFNSTVSPWADQMVKCTPQTVTVAGEWLRSLECSTGTNTLDALVVAYSDKICEAIYLVTDGLPDQGPEIILREVAKVGQGRPIHCIYLVGASADTPAHDFLESLAVQTAGTFHLMSLSQRGDLERVTAVVKADHAGRRINNPVYTTQVPISSGLGLPTVLSATLKEDHSEINRPELVQESSSGDLTKPVKYCSVRTSIDHNPMVHGELYTAPMTYMAPSKVVQYPETTWEAYRPPRVVKRLVAHSSPLAADKGLIQGMRVVAKRDRDGYYCPGTLTEEVCPQRTVLITFDRDPKGPKLQHQAQETGLYNIIAYNDAMRHTITPGDKVLTPWEKEAYRMAPGIVLEGIEGRSSGCAADTEYLIVNLFNGKTEKIPKQRAVWIPGDLYERIKLEIQMPLTARQFLDRAPHYPPAHSSFQPGLKSSYATFEAITSLGNQRDVPAFSHGRDQYVYHVQGLNQSVVTRDAMNALIPGTNMTKDELHDKVMKQLSENSSPKFSDSLKFRSSLGRSQEPTERKVCFEDRAGSQEDSGVCLEKTELEEEVVSDSGCEEDQLIDAGVQTLSLVDAGSMTDSLLLRTPGLERRIKEKPMWHYWKQTPQPRSSKVKVGPFRETSLSAPVEAKAQPRYVEPIDYVGSLSQSTNFNDRDLVKTDNAQREWLYRQPLPPKVAYDQPSTRKEATTNQPRPSTAHPSYFNSSKEQVTPAYYVYEPVGPTNRSSTFGKVDHTMKSDRAQLEWMMKHQQPLHVQVPQGPGRPVSASVGTRDMIREAQEKAMLDRRRLDAMKREARWKGKEYDALRMKEAKEERNRKFTADVIQREAHRQAMSEKQVQMTNKAKRAVSASIRNKEASREQQGRNKEVMRMEALTQRRSKRAELQTQRNQEIEAARNRRQEMKEQQNNDRSQRHSSTLAEQRQQQVARDEQMRNAQIQRINQYHQKEAFNQEKKDLRIAVHSQKLQEYRSQVLP
- the LOC139963604 gene encoding uncharacterized protein isoform X1; translation: MATIPVQPHTGTPTIFGNIEEKNVTFLIDTSGSMYSFLPVVKEHLLEALLTRSFKEKDTMFNIVQFNSTVSPWADQMVKCTPQTVTVAGEWLRSLECSTGTNTLDALVVAYSDKICEAIYLVTDGLPDQGPEIILREVAKVGQGRPIHCIYLVGASADTPAHDFLESLAVQTAGTFHLMSLSQRGDLERVTAVVKADHAGRRINNPVYTTQVPISSGLGLPTVLSATLKEDHSEINRPELVQESSSGDLTKPVKYCSVRTSIDHNPMVHGELYTAPMTYMAPSKVVQYPETTWEAYRPPRVVKRLVAHSSPLAADKGLIQGMRVVAKRDRDGYYCPGTLTEEVCPQRTVLITFDRDPKGPKLQHQAQETGLYNIIAYNDAMRHTITPGDKVLTPWEKEAYRMAPGIVLEGIEGRSSGCAADTEYLIVNLFNGKTEKIPKQRAVWIPGDLYERIKLEIQMPLTARQFLDRAPHYPPAHSSFQPGLKSSYATFEAITSLGNQRDVPAFSHGRDQYVYHVQGLNQSVVTRDAMNALIPGTNMTKDELHDKVMKQLSENSSPKFSDSLKFRSSLGRSQEPTERKVCFEDRAGSQEDSGVCLEKTELEEEVVSDSGCEEDQLIDAGVQTLSLVDAGSMTDSLLLRTPGLERRIKEKPMWHYWKQTPQPRSSKVKVGPFRETSLSAPVEAKAQPRYVEPIDYVGSLSQSTNFNDRDLVKTDNAQREWLYRQPLPPKVAYDQPSTRKEATTNQPRPSTAHPSYFNSSKEQVTPAYYVYEPVGPTNRSSTFGKVDHTMKSDRAQLEWMMKHQQPLHVQVPQGPGRPVSASVGTRDMIREAQEKAMLDRRRLDAMKREARWKGKEYDALRMKEAKEERNRSVTVKYHTDVAGIKIGPIDCQVWKFTADVIQREAHRQAMSEKQVQMTNKAKRAVSASIRNKEASREQQGRNKEVMRMEALTQRRSKRAELQTQRNQEIEAARNRRQEMKEQQNNDRSQRHSSTLAEQRQQQVARDEQMRNAQIQRINQYHQKEAFNQEKKDLRIAVHSQKLQEYRSQVLP